In Xylanibacter ruminicola 23, a single genomic region encodes these proteins:
- a CDS encoding esterase, with product MNKKIMTLALAAMCCVGAQAQEKLFNSASVQSPVVNKDGTVTFNLFAPKAVKVEVTGDFLPTQQIDIPGYGKYDAPGVAELKEGKNGVWSFTTDKLAPEMYSYTFNIDGMTGVKDPANIYVNRDIVSFTNIFIVSDQKGDKGDLYKVNEVPHGNLSKVWYNSPTLIMQRRMTIYTPAGYDKGGKYPVLYLLHGAGGDENAWSELGRAAQILDNLIATGKAKPMIVVMPNGNPNCQAAPGEWSWGMYTPGFRDGGTGPTAPAAASIPESFMDIVNYVDANYRTLKDRSHRAICGLSMGGGHTFHVSLLYPNKFDYFGLFSAGLHLENGTYEASFAKQIENSKTFAQQSAKLFGSKPKLYWMGMGKTDFLYQSTVDLRNYWDSKGYKYEYVETDGGHIWRNWRIYLTMFAQKIFK from the coding sequence ATGAACAAAAAAATCATGACTTTAGCGCTGGCAGCCATGTGCTGTGTTGGCGCTCAGGCACAGGAGAAACTCTTCAATAGTGCCAGTGTTCAATCCCCCGTTGTAAACAAAGACGGAACCGTAACATTCAATCTCTTTGCTCCTAAAGCCGTAAAGGTTGAGGTGACAGGCGACTTCCTGCCAACTCAGCAGATCGACATTCCTGGCTATGGCAAGTACGATGCCCCAGGTGTTGCTGAACTGAAAGAGGGTAAGAATGGCGTGTGGAGCTTTACCACCGATAAGCTGGCTCCTGAGATGTACAGCTATACCTTCAATATCGATGGTATGACTGGCGTAAAGGACCCCGCTAACATCTATGTAAATCGCGATATCGTTTCGTTTACAAATATCTTTATTGTAAGCGACCAGAAGGGAGATAAAGGCGATTTGTATAAGGTAAACGAGGTGCCTCACGGAAACCTGAGTAAGGTTTGGTACAATAGTCCTACACTGATAATGCAGCGTCGTATGACTATCTATACCCCTGCTGGTTATGATAAGGGTGGTAAGTATCCTGTGCTGTATCTGTTGCATGGTGCAGGTGGCGATGAGAATGCTTGGAGCGAGCTCGGTCGTGCCGCACAGATTCTCGATAACCTGATTGCAACAGGTAAGGCTAAGCCTATGATTGTAGTTATGCCTAACGGTAATCCCAACTGTCAGGCTGCTCCTGGTGAGTGGTCATGGGGTATGTACACTCCAGGCTTCCGCGACGGAGGTACTGGTCCTACAGCTCCTGCAGCAGCATCAATCCCCGAGAGCTTTATGGATATCGTAAACTATGTTGATGCCAACTATCGTACTCTGAAGGATCGTTCTCACCGTGCTATCTGTGGCTTGTCGATGGGTGGTGGTCACACTTTCCACGTAAGTCTGCTCTATCCTAACAAGTTCGATTACTTCGGTCTTTTCTCGGCTGGTCTGCACTTGGAGAATGGTACATACGAGGCTTCGTTTGCCAAGCAGATTGAGAATAGTAAAACCTTCGCACAGCAGAGTGCTAAACTGTTCGGTAGCAAGCCAAAGCTCTACTGGATGGGTATGGGTAAGACTGATTTCCTGTATCAGAGCACAGTCGACCTGCGTAACTACTGGGATAGCAAGGGTTACAAGTATGAGTATGTTGAGACCGATGGTGGTCATATCTGGCGCAACTGGCGTATTTATCTCACCATGTTCGCCCAGAAGATTTTTAAGTAA
- a CDS encoding RluA family pseudouridine synthase, with product MIIHPLHTNIPKPERFTWPFCYEPHPLCLLACDEVKQEIERIGPKEGKMFGVLVVEVNGGLGFLAAYSGLLEGRNDWPYFVPPVFDAQQPDGYFKQKEREISALNQHSSSETQNLHKEMSQYLQLWLFQQYRILNAHGEIKDLVEIWRDYHQNPKIQKKFPLPPGGTGDCCAPKLLQYAYLQHLKPVCMAEFWWGPSPKSEVRYHGEFYPACRGKCKPVLTWMLQGLEVDPDPETSGFLHQGIEIVYEDEAIAAVYKPSGMLSVPGKTDDYSVATWAKERWAASMLPHRLDLMTSGIMLVAKTPEAYHHLQNQFAARTIKKKYLAVVEGEIQQPHGVIDLPLSSDPMNRPCQIVDYEHGKRAITEYRVLDRQQSPTTHRPVTLLALYPHTGRTHQLRMHCAHQEGLGCPILGDELYGHKADRLYLQAESIAFEHPTTGKRLHLFCPQDKKIWPI from the coding sequence ATGATCATCCATCCTCTTCATACTAACATTCCCAAACCAGAACGGTTCACTTGGCCTTTCTGCTATGAACCTCATCCGCTGTGTTTATTGGCATGCGACGAGGTGAAGCAGGAGATTGAAAGGATAGGTCCGAAAGAGGGTAAGATGTTTGGGGTCCTGGTTGTGGAAGTTAATGGCGGCTTAGGTTTCCTAGCTGCTTATTCTGGATTGTTAGAAGGGCGGAACGACTGGCCCTATTTTGTGCCGCCGGTTTTTGATGCCCAGCAGCCTGATGGCTATTTTAAGCAGAAAGAGCGCGAGATATCTGCACTTAACCAACACTCATCATCTGAAACTCAAAACCTGCACAAAGAGATGTCGCAGTATTTACAACTGTGGCTATTCCAACAATACAGAATATTAAATGCCCATGGCGAAATTAAAGATCTGGTGGAGATATGGCGCGACTATCACCAGAACCCCAAAATACAAAAGAAATTTCCCTTACCACCAGGTGGCACAGGTGATTGCTGTGCACCAAAACTGTTGCAGTATGCTTATCTGCAACATTTAAAACCTGTATGCATGGCAGAATTCTGGTGGGGACCTTCGCCTAAAAGCGAAGTGCGTTACCATGGTGAGTTTTATCCTGCCTGCAGAGGTAAATGTAAGCCTGTGCTTACTTGGATGTTGCAAGGTTTGGAAGTGGATCCCGATCCGGAAACCTCGGGCTTTTTGCATCAAGGCATCGAAATCGTCTATGAGGACGAGGCGATTGCGGCTGTTTATAAGCCATCAGGTATGCTGAGTGTACCAGGTAAGACTGATGATTACTCGGTCGCTACATGGGCTAAGGAACGATGGGCTGCATCTATGTTGCCTCATCGTTTGGATTTGATGACTTCCGGCATTATGCTGGTAGCCAAAACACCCGAGGCTTATCACCATTTGCAGAATCAGTTTGCGGCTCGTACTATCAAGAAGAAATACTTAGCAGTTGTCGAGGGCGAAATACAACAACCTCATGGTGTAATCGATCTGCCTCTGAGTAGCGATCCGATGAATCGCCCTTGTCAGATAGTTGACTATGAGCACGGCAAACGTGCCATTACCGAATATCGTGTATTAGACCGTCAGCAATCCCCTACCACTCATCGTCCAGTAACCCTTCTTGCCCTTTATCCTCATACGGGGCGTACGCATCAATTGAGAATGCACTGTGCGCATCAAGAAGGGTTAGGGTGTCCGATTTTGGGTGATGAACTCTATGGTCATAAGGCAGATCGACTTTATCTTCAGGCCGAGTCGATAGCTTTTGAACATCCAACTACTGGTAAGCGTTTGCATCTTTTTTGCCCGCAAGACAAAAAAATATGGCCAATTTGA
- a CDS encoding beta-glucosidase, which yields MKISFHNICLVVMAVAAMCGCSLNATAQQLKAENIDEIVKAMTLEEKCHMVLGRGMHFNDEAKFPGTAGSTFSVARLGIPETYCADSQQGLRMNATRAWDHNDYYPTDFVASMTLASTWDREAAFMVGQGIGNEVREFGLDWILSPAMNLIRNPLCGRNHEYYSEDPYLSGTIAAGYVRGVQSEGTAACPKHFVANNQETNRNNNISQVSQRALREIYLKAFEIMVKESDPWTIMTSYNKLNGPYAVQNRELLTTIVRDEWGWKGMFVSDWNAGDDAVAAMLAGNDMLQPGQDKQYQAILEAAKSGKLPMEVLDANVKRILEYVIKTHNFKGYKYNNEPDLKAHAQTVRQVGADGIVLLKNSGILPLMGKRVALFGCTSYDWISGGSGFGGTSVGHYTVSLVEGMRSAGYDVYKPLIRAYTQHIAAEEKRLFPNGRPPFSLMPPARADEKQFTADELNAAIDGSDVAIISLGRKSGEAADRSEADFYLKEGEKQLIKVVSEAYHAKGKQVVVLLDICSPIDVASWQNQVDALVCTWQGGQESGFAVADVLSGKVNPSGKLPMTFQVKYGDAYADKNFPAHVDDKTMGSMFMWGRNKDDAKKREPQANIDFTNYEEDIYVGYRYFDSFGKPVAYPFGFGLSYTTFAYENMCVSEVNGIYTIKVDVKNTGKKAGRNVVELFVAAPNSKKLNKPEKELRNYAKTSLLQPGQTETVTMLVKVEDLASFNEKASAWKTDAGRYNFLICSSANDVEAKASANVKGWTKKVNNVMKPNVKLNLLKR from the coding sequence ATGAAAATTTCGTTTCATAACATTTGTTTGGTTGTAATGGCTGTAGCTGCCATGTGTGGCTGCAGCCTTAATGCAACTGCCCAGCAGTTAAAGGCTGAAAACATTGATGAGATTGTAAAGGCAATGACCCTCGAAGAAAAGTGCCACATGGTACTGGGGCGCGGCATGCATTTTAACGATGAGGCCAAATTCCCTGGTACAGCCGGTAGTACATTCTCGGTGGCTCGTTTGGGTATCCCCGAAACCTATTGTGCCGACTCTCAGCAAGGCTTGCGCATGAATGCCACTCGTGCTTGGGATCATAACGATTACTATCCTACAGATTTCGTGGCTTCGATGACGTTGGCTTCTACCTGGGATCGCGAGGCAGCCTTTATGGTTGGTCAGGGTATTGGTAACGAGGTGCGTGAGTTCGGACTCGATTGGATTCTGTCGCCTGCCATGAATCTTATCCGTAACCCATTGTGTGGACGCAACCATGAGTATTACTCTGAGGATCCTTATCTCTCAGGAACCATCGCTGCAGGCTATGTACGTGGCGTGCAGAGCGAGGGTACAGCTGCCTGCCCTAAGCACTTTGTGGCTAACAATCAGGAAACTAACCGCAATAACAATATCTCTCAGGTGTCGCAGCGTGCGCTCCGTGAGATTTATCTCAAGGCTTTTGAAATAATGGTTAAGGAGAGTGATCCTTGGACTATTATGACTTCTTATAATAAGCTGAATGGTCCATACGCTGTGCAGAATCGTGAACTGCTTACTACTATCGTTCGCGACGAGTGGGGCTGGAAGGGTATGTTTGTGAGCGACTGGAATGCTGGCGACGATGCCGTAGCTGCGATGCTTGCTGGCAACGATATGTTGCAGCCTGGTCAGGACAAGCAATATCAGGCCATACTCGAGGCTGCCAAGAGTGGCAAATTGCCCATGGAGGTGCTCGATGCCAACGTTAAACGCATTCTTGAGTATGTGATAAAGACTCATAACTTTAAAGGTTATAAGTATAACAACGAACCTGATTTAAAGGCTCATGCCCAGACGGTTCGTCAGGTAGGTGCCGATGGTATCGTACTGCTTAAGAATAGTGGTATTCTGCCATTGATGGGTAAGCGTGTGGCTCTGTTTGGTTGTACCAGCTACGACTGGATTTCTGGTGGTTCTGGTTTTGGTGGCACCTCAGTTGGTCACTATACCGTATCGCTTGTTGAGGGTATGCGCTCAGCTGGCTACGACGTTTATAAGCCACTGATTCGCGCCTATACCCAGCATATCGCTGCCGAGGAAAAGCGTTTGTTCCCCAATGGTCGTCCACCATTCTCACTCATGCCACCTGCACGTGCCGATGAGAAGCAGTTTACTGCCGATGAACTCAATGCTGCCATCGACGGTTCGGATGTAGCTATCATATCTTTGGGTCGTAAGAGTGGTGAGGCTGCCGATCGCAGCGAGGCCGACTTCTACCTGAAAGAGGGCGAGAAGCAGCTCATCAAGGTTGTAAGCGAGGCTTATCATGCAAAGGGCAAGCAGGTAGTTGTATTGCTCGATATCTGTAGTCCTATCGACGTGGCATCGTGGCAGAACCAAGTTGATGCGCTGGTTTGCACATGGCAGGGCGGTCAGGAGAGTGGTTTTGCTGTGGCCGATGTACTGAGCGGCAAGGTGAACCCCAGCGGCAAACTGCCTATGACCTTCCAAGTGAAGTATGGTGATGCCTATGCTGATAAGAATTTCCCTGCTCATGTGGACGATAAGACGATGGGCTCGATGTTTATGTGGGGGCGCAACAAGGATGATGCCAAGAAACGTGAGCCCCAGGCTAATATCGACTTTACTAACTACGAGGAGGATATCTATGTAGGCTATCGCTACTTTGACAGCTTTGGAAAACCTGTGGCTTATCCCTTCGGATTCGGACTGAGCTATACCACCTTTGCTTATGAGAATATGTGTGTGAGCGAGGTAAATGGCATTTATACCATTAAGGTTGATGTGAAGAATACAGGCAAGAAGGCTGGTCGCAATGTGGTAGAGCTTTTTGTGGCTGCACCAAACAGCAAGAAACTGAACAAACCTGAAAAGGAACTGCGCAACTATGCTAAGACAAGTTTGCTGCAGCCTGGACAGACAGAGACTGTTACCATGCTGGTAAAGGTAGAGGACTTAGCATCGTTCAACGAGAAAGCTTCTGCTTGGAAAACCGATGCTGGTCGCTACAACTTCCTGATTTGTTCATCGGCTAACGATGTTGAGGCTAAGGCATCAGCAAATGTAAAGGGCTGGACTAAGAAGGTAAACAACGTAATGAAACCCAATGTGAAACTTAACTTATTAAAAAGGTAA
- a CDS encoding AAA domain-containing protein, producing the protein MEKQLDSPILALQKQRQLLQMEYEAEKEEFRQQTEQMGLQRKIKRGDVWFPLTVSKTYYNSLNQRVIEVLRQTDEEIEHNFEYGKPVVFFSVDADGKISYFKMTASVSYVDGNRMVVAVPDGIGLVEIQDAEKLGIQLFFDETSYKMMFDALDRVMSAKGRLGYLRDLFYNRQKAETFNFSPLHFTYLNATQEDAVNKVLRAKDVAIVHGPPGTGKTTTLVEAIYETLMRESQVLVCAQSNMAVDWISEILVDRGVNVLRIGNPTRVNDKMLSFTYERRFEAHPDYEMLWALRKAIREVRANRKRGDQKFHQKVERLKERATELELRIKNDLFSEARVIACTLVGSANKVLDGQKFGTLFIDEAAQALEAACWIPMRRVSRVILAGDHCQLPPTVKCYEALKAGLGKTLMERIVENKPEVVTLLKMQYRMNEEIMRFSSDWFYNNQVESAPDVKYRSILDLDVPMTWIDTSQFDFPEESGITFKEEFVGESFGRINKAEAELTMLALQQYFEKIGKERIIKERIDVGVISPYRAQVQYLRQQLKKREFFKPFKSLISINTVDGFQGQERDIIMISLVRANDEGQIGFLRDLRRMNVAITRARMKLIILGDASTLTRHPFYKKLYDYIEAL; encoded by the coding sequence ATGGAAAAACAACTTGATTCGCCGATATTGGCACTACAGAAACAACGGCAACTGCTACAAATGGAGTATGAGGCCGAGAAAGAAGAATTCCGCCAGCAGACAGAACAAATGGGGCTGCAGCGGAAGATAAAACGTGGTGACGTATGGTTTCCGCTCACCGTTAGCAAAACTTATTACAACTCGCTGAACCAACGCGTTATAGAGGTTTTAAGACAAACCGACGAGGAGATTGAACATAATTTTGAATATGGCAAGCCCGTAGTATTCTTCAGCGTGGATGCCGACGGGAAAATCAGCTATTTTAAGATGACAGCCAGTGTGAGCTATGTAGATGGCAACAGAATGGTAGTAGCTGTACCCGATGGCATCGGACTGGTAGAGATACAGGATGCCGAAAAGTTAGGAATACAACTCTTCTTCGACGAGACCAGCTATAAGATGATGTTTGATGCGCTTGACAGAGTGATGAGCGCCAAAGGACGATTAGGCTATCTACGCGACCTGTTTTATAACAGACAGAAGGCTGAGACTTTCAATTTCAGTCCACTACACTTCACATATCTGAATGCCACACAGGAAGATGCTGTAAACAAGGTGCTGAGAGCCAAGGATGTAGCCATTGTGCACGGACCTCCAGGAACCGGCAAGACTACCACACTAGTTGAAGCCATCTACGAAACGTTAATGCGCGAAAGCCAAGTATTGGTGTGTGCTCAAAGTAACATGGCAGTTGACTGGATATCAGAGATATTAGTCGACCGTGGCGTAAACGTCCTGAGAATAGGAAATCCCACCCGCGTGAACGATAAGATGCTATCGTTTACCTACGAGCGCCGCTTTGAAGCCCATCCCGACTATGAAATGTTGTGGGCATTAAGAAAGGCTATCCGTGAGGTTCGAGCCAATCGCAAAAGAGGCGACCAGAAATTCCACCAAAAGGTGGAGCGCCTAAAGGAACGAGCCACCGAACTGGAATTGCGCATCAAGAACGATCTGTTTAGCGAAGCACGTGTGATAGCCTGCACCTTGGTAGGCTCGGCCAATAAAGTGCTTGATGGTCAGAAATTCGGCACCTTATTTATTGACGAAGCAGCCCAGGCGCTCGAAGCAGCCTGCTGGATTCCTATGCGACGTGTATCGAGAGTAATACTAGCTGGCGACCACTGTCAGTTGCCACCCACCGTTAAGTGCTACGAGGCCCTGAAGGCAGGATTAGGCAAAACACTGATGGAGCGCATTGTTGAAAACAAGCCTGAAGTGGTGACGCTGCTGAAGATGCAATACCGCATGAACGAAGAGATTATGCGATTCTCGAGCGACTGGTTTTACAACAACCAGGTGGAAAGTGCACCAGATGTAAAGTATCGCAGCATTCTGGACCTGGATGTACCGATGACATGGATAGACACCTCACAATTCGATTTCCCCGAGGAGAGCGGCATCACATTCAAAGAAGAGTTTGTAGGCGAGAGTTTTGGTAGAATTAACAAGGCCGAGGCAGAATTGACCATGCTGGCGCTGCAACAGTATTTTGAGAAGATTGGTAAGGAACGTATAATCAAAGAACGCATCGATGTGGGTGTGATTTCGCCCTATCGCGCCCAGGTACAGTATCTGCGCCAACAACTGAAAAAGCGCGAATTCTTCAAGCCTTTCAAAAGTCTTATCAGCATAAATACCGTAGATGGATTCCAAGGACAGGAGCGCGACATTATTATGATTTCGCTGGTACGTGCCAACGACGAAGGACAGATTGGTTTCCTACGCGATTTGCGCCGTATGAATGTAGCCATCACCCGTGCCCGAATGAAACTAATCATACTTGGAGATGCTTCGACACTGACTCGTCATCCATTCTACAAGAAGCTCTACGATTACATAGAAGCCCTATAA
- a CDS encoding bifunctional hydroxymethylpyrimidine kinase/phosphomethylpyrimidine kinase produces the protein MKQILLINDVVGYGKVGMGAMLPILSYLGIPTYSLPTALVSNTLDYGKFNIQDTTDYIRGTLPVWKELGFGFDAICTGLMFSDEQAKLVAGYCKEQGEQGTTVFVDPILGDGGRLYNGMTERQVELMREMVSVAHLCFPNYTEACYLTNTPIKMEGISWEEAGDLLDELRKIGTKSALITSCKVDGRNAVVGYNHYDDSYFHLEYHEIPGLFHGTGDIFSAVLIGHLLNGESLKTSTRTAMDTVFRMIERYKDTDDKNRGIPVEKCLDLL, from the coding sequence ATGAAACAGATATTGCTTATTAACGATGTTGTGGGCTATGGAAAGGTTGGCATGGGAGCCATGTTGCCTATCCTCTCTTACTTAGGCATCCCTACGTATAGCTTGCCTACTGCCCTTGTGTCTAATACACTCGACTACGGAAAGTTTAATATCCAGGATACCACCGATTACATCCGTGGTACTCTGCCTGTGTGGAAAGAACTTGGCTTTGGTTTTGATGCCATCTGTACAGGACTGATGTTCAGCGATGAGCAGGCTAAACTGGTGGCTGGCTACTGCAAAGAGCAGGGCGAACAAGGCACAACGGTATTCGTTGACCCGATTCTGGGTGATGGTGGACGATTGTATAATGGCATGACGGAACGTCAGGTGGAGCTGATGCGCGAGATGGTATCGGTTGCGCATCTCTGTTTTCCTAACTATACCGAGGCTTGCTACCTGACCAATACACCAATCAAAATGGAAGGTATTAGCTGGGAAGAGGCTGGCGATTTGTTGGACGAGTTACGTAAGATAGGCACCAAGTCGGCTCTGATAACAAGCTGTAAGGTAGACGGACGCAATGCGGTGGTGGGCTATAATCACTACGATGATAGCTACTTTCACCTGGAGTATCATGAGATTCCTGGTTTGTTCCATGGCACTGGCGATATCTTCTCAGCGGTATTGATTGGTCATCTGCTGAATGGCGAGAGCTTGAAGACAAGTACTCGTACAGCGATGGATACTGTATTCCGAATGATTGAGCGTTACAAGGATACCGATGATAAAAATCGTGGTATTCCAGTAGAGAAATGTCTCGATCTCTTATGA
- a CDS encoding MgtC/SapB family protein has translation MDMTWEFILRIFVAALLGGAIGLEREYRAKEAGLRTHFLVALGSAVFMIVSAYGFDGVMNTPEHRWDVSRVAAQVVSGIGFIGAGTIIFHKSENVVRGLTTAAGLWVTAAIGLACGGGMYVLSIASTVLVLVGLEAFNFVLRKIDKHKK, from the coding sequence ATGGATATGACTTGGGAGTTTATATTACGCATATTCGTAGCCGCACTCCTTGGAGGTGCTATCGGACTGGAGCGCGAATATCGAGCCAAAGAGGCAGGTTTGCGCACCCACTTTTTAGTGGCATTAGGCTCGGCAGTATTTATGATAGTCTCGGCTTACGGATTCGACGGCGTTATGAATACGCCTGAACACCGTTGGGATGTTTCGCGTGTAGCTGCCCAGGTTGTATCGGGTATCGGTTTTATTGGCGCCGGTACCATTATCTTCCATAAAAGCGAGAATGTGGTTCGTGGTTTAACCACCGCAGCAGGTTTGTGGGTTACAGCCGCCATCGGTCTGGCTTGTGGAGGCGGTATGTATGTACTCTCCATAGCATCCACAGTTTTAGTACTGGTTGGTTTAGAGGCCTTTAACTTTGTACTTCGAAAAATAGATAAGCATAAGAAATAA
- a CDS encoding DUF4842 domain-containing protein, with translation MKKYLLNGFAFLTMGVAMTSCMKEVNVEVQEQQASLDNAQQTLGFYIPANQDWVMTTTATATFNVKGLSDTNGTVYVFSNSPLAEGYGSILASAPMTGTTTTISGFRIPQYMTKAFVGLQESDGNMIYKCVDIEDGQINASYDFSTTANARTRSITVNGDTYDAFNFPSNDELASAFPTSIPANADEVSELETLYKGTTVQTQYGPVTMWDLYAIYVNRIKAGYNLKITQAGTFELGGTYQNIVDGVPQLYNVYVNVDGNVTIRRNGSTHFNLYILRGNVTLESNYGEQAGSISVAAGATLNDQRNSIAANQGIKMYNRGTINATNTEGYDIGNFSTIYNEGDFNISGPMSYSPGSANTSYFINMGDDANITAPSMTLNSSCNFYNSGKVNITNETVVTQSNIYWINNGYYETGSIEFSAWNSTFYNYCQLFVHGQAYMHDGQFNLMSGSYAEIETAIINNFRINMNGNAGINIKGDSHWKGQGDNTYQGFIATGENNYVRLGGTTTVEAHRYSLVTEGKIFIGIKNLNDQGKDNKWYGPDVEFRENTKVVEFSELNPTYNATDCGASWTSNPPIAPTPVENQTWTYAFEDNTTKCDFDMNDVVIQVKQNSSNSNKIDITLVAAGCEYDNYVYLGDTRISWPNGAEVHAAFGAPSKTMVNTGRGRGVDLPAVTVTIDKPSADFDFQNADFKIRPFKIGASPDDLSKSLSNDFIGIVKEGNPSGLAQAPLGIAIPDKWKWPKERINIINAYEGFVAWGKQTDLTLRAETGGWYQNPTADMVYDE, from the coding sequence ATGAAAAAGTACCTTTTGAATGGATTCGCATTCCTTACTATGGGAGTGGCTATGACCTCTTGTATGAAGGAGGTTAACGTTGAAGTGCAGGAGCAGCAGGCCTCACTCGATAATGCCCAACAAACACTTGGATTCTACATCCCCGCCAACCAGGACTGGGTGATGACCACTACCGCTACAGCCACCTTTAACGTAAAGGGACTGAGCGATACCAACGGCACCGTATATGTATTTTCAAATAGTCCACTGGCCGAGGGCTATGGCAGCATACTTGCCAGCGCACCGATGACAGGTACAACCACCACCATTAGCGGATTCCGCATTCCACAGTATATGACCAAAGCCTTTGTGGGCCTGCAAGAGAGCGATGGCAATATGATTTACAAGTGCGTTGACATCGAAGACGGTCAGATTAATGCAAGCTACGACTTCAGCACTACTGCCAATGCACGTACAAGAAGTATTACTGTAAATGGTGATACATACGATGCTTTTAATTTCCCCAGCAATGACGAGTTAGCATCAGCCTTCCCAACATCAATCCCTGCTAACGCAGATGAGGTCTCAGAACTTGAAACGCTTTACAAAGGTACAACTGTCCAAACTCAATATGGACCAGTAACTATGTGGGATTTATATGCAATTTACGTCAATCGTATTAAGGCTGGTTACAACCTAAAAATAACCCAGGCAGGCACTTTCGAACTCGGAGGAACTTATCAGAATATTGTTGATGGCGTACCACAATTATATAATGTGTATGTTAACGTAGATGGTAATGTAACCATCCGTAGAAATGGCTCCACTCACTTTAACCTGTATATTCTAAGAGGTAATGTAACGCTGGAGAGCAACTATGGCGAGCAGGCTGGTTCAATTTCTGTTGCCGCAGGGGCCACACTGAACGACCAGCGTAACAGTATTGCTGCCAATCAAGGTATCAAGATGTATAACCGCGGCACCATTAATGCTACCAACACCGAAGGATATGATATTGGCAACTTCAGCACAATTTATAACGAAGGAGATTTCAACATTAGTGGACCTATGAGTTATTCTCCTGGAAGTGCCAATACCTCATACTTTATCAATATGGGCGATGATGCAAATATCACCGCGCCTTCAATGACACTGAACTCATCATGTAATTTCTATAACAGCGGAAAGGTTAATATCACTAATGAGACGGTCGTAACCCAGTCAAACATTTATTGGATTAACAATGGCTATTACGAAACCGGTAGTATTGAATTCAGTGCATGGAATTCTACTTTCTACAACTACTGTCAATTGTTTGTTCATGGCCAAGCCTATATGCACGATGGACAATTCAATCTTATGAGTGGTAGTTACGCAGAAATAGAAACAGCCATCATCAACAACTTCCGAATCAACATGAATGGCAATGCTGGCATAAATATCAAAGGCGATAGCCATTGGAAAGGCCAGGGCGATAATACCTATCAGGGATTCATTGCAACAGGCGAGAACAACTATGTACGTCTGGGTGGCACAACAACCGTGGAAGCTCATAGATACAGTTTAGTAACCGAAGGAAAGATCTTTATCGGCATTAAAAACCTTAACGACCAGGGCAAAGATAATAAATGGTATGGTCCGGATGTAGAATTCAGAGAGAACACAAAAGTTGTAGAATTCAGCGAGTTAAATCCAACCTATAATGCTACCGATTGTGGTGCCAGCTGGACTAGCAACCCACCAATTGCCCCAACACCTGTCGAGAATCAGACTTGGACATACGCCTTTGAGGATAACACCACCAAGTGCGACTTTGATATGAACGACGTGGTGATTCAGGTGAAACAGAATAGTAGCAACTCTAACAAAATAGATATTACTTTGGTAGCAGCAGGTTGCGAATACGACAACTACGTATATTTAGGCGATACACGCATTAGTTGGCCCAATGGAGCTGAGGTACACGCTGCATTCGGTGCACCTAGCAAAACCATGGTAAATACAGGTCGCGGTCGCGGCGTGGATCTGCCTGCCGTAACAGTAACGATCGACAAGCCTTCGGCCGACTTCGACTTCCAGAATGCCGACTTTAAAATCCGCCCATTCAAAATTGGTGCAAGTCCAGATGATTTATCAAAGTCGCTTAGTAATGATTTTATTGGCATTGTAAAGGAGGGTAACCCAAGCGGACTGGCTCAGGCACCACTGGGTATCGCCATCCCTGACAAATGGAAGTGGCCAAAAGAGCGCATAAATATCATCAATGCTTACGAGGGCTTTGTTGCATGGGGTAAGCAAACAGATCTGACACTAAGAGCCGAAACAGGGGGCTGGTATCAGAACCCAACAGCCGATATGGTTTACGACGAGTAA